One stretch of Harmonia axyridis chromosome 1, icHarAxyr1.1, whole genome shotgun sequence DNA includes these proteins:
- the LOC123671565 gene encoding 3-hydroxyisobutyryl-CoA hydrolase, mitochondrial isoform X2, whose product MSTEAPDVILEEINNKGIITLNRPKVLNALDLSMVKKIVPALQKWEKDGKVCVIVKGAGEKSFCAGGDVKNIVLDGMKGGKLGHEFFREEYAMNGMIGNYKIPYIALIDGIVMGGGVGLSVHGKYRVATERSLFAMPETQIGLFPDVGGSYFLPRLKGKIGSYLALTGERLKGADLLKAKIATHYITSNKLQDLENAIVQCQSASEIERTLDKFSIQDNNPFVLEPVIDKIDACFSSNSVEQIFERLEKDGSDWAIKTLGKLKKMSPTSLKVTLKIINEGKKLSLIEALQVEYRVAVGCLSHHDFYEGVRALLVDKDQNPKWKPSTVREVTDDIVDRHFARLSEDKELKHKL is encoded by the exons ATGAGTACTGAAGCACCAGATGTTATACTGgaagaaataaacaataaagGAATTATTACTTTAAATAGGCCGAAAGTACTAAACGCATTGGATCTTTCCATGGTTAAAAAAATCGTTCCAGCTCTACAGAAAtgggaaaaagatggaaaagTGTGTGTTATTGTAAAAGGTGCGGGTGAAAAGTCTTTCTGTGCCGGTGGAGACGTGAAAAACATTGTTTTGGATGGAATGAAGGGTGGAAAACTAGGCCATGAGTTTTTCCGAGAAGAATATGCTATGAATGGCATGATCGGAAACTATAAAATTCCTTATATAGCTTTAATAGATGGAATTGTTATGGGAGGGGGAGTAGGTTTATCAGTCCATGGAAAATATAGAGTAGCAACAGAAAGATCCCTATTTGCTATGCCTGAAACTCAAATAGGACTATTTCCTGATGTTGGAGGTTCATACTTTCTACCTCGTCTGAAAGGAAAAATAGGATCATATCTAGCACTAACTGGTGAAAGGCTAAAAGGTGCAGACTTACTGAAAGCCAAAATAGCAACTCACTACATAACCAGCAATAAATTACAAGATTTAGAAAATGCCATTGTTCAATGTCAAAGCGCAAGTGAAATAGAAAGGACATTAGATAAATTTAGCATTCAGGACAATAATCCTTTTGTATTAGAACctgttattgataaaattgatgCTTGTTTCTCCTCAAACTCTGTCGAGCAAATTTTCGAAAGACTGGAAAAAGATGGATCTGATTGGGCTATCAAAACTTtgggaaaattgaagaaaatgtcCCCGACCAGCTTGAAAGTCACTTTGAAGATAATTAACGAGGGGAAAAAGTTGAGTTTGATTGAGGCTTTGCAAGTTGAATACAGGGTAGCTGTGGGATGCTTATCTCATCATGATTTTTACGAAG gtGTTAGGGCTCTGCTGGTAGATAAGGACCAAAACCCAAAATGGAAACCTAGTACTGTTAGAGAAGTTACTGATGACATTGTCGATAGACATTTTGCAAGATTGTCTGAAGATAAGGAACTGAAGCATAAATTGTGA
- the LOC123671565 gene encoding 3-hydroxyisobutyryl-CoA hydrolase, mitochondrial isoform X1 translates to MLSRSISSTKISKQFRTICITFRKMSTEAPDVILEEINNKGIITLNRPKVLNALDLSMVKKIVPALQKWEKDGKVCVIVKGAGEKSFCAGGDVKNIVLDGMKGGKLGHEFFREEYAMNGMIGNYKIPYIALIDGIVMGGGVGLSVHGKYRVATERSLFAMPETQIGLFPDVGGSYFLPRLKGKIGSYLALTGERLKGADLLKAKIATHYITSNKLQDLENAIVQCQSASEIERTLDKFSIQDNNPFVLEPVIDKIDACFSSNSVEQIFERLEKDGSDWAIKTLGKLKKMSPTSLKVTLKIINEGKKLSLIEALQVEYRVAVGCLSHHDFYEGVRALLVDKDQNPKWKPSTVREVTDDIVDRHFARLSEDKELKHKL, encoded by the exons ATG CTGTCCAGGAGTATATCAAGCACAAAAATAAGCAAACAATTCAGGACCATCTGCATAACTTTTCGCAAAATGAGTACTGAAGCACCAGATGTTATACTGgaagaaataaacaataaagGAATTATTACTTTAAATAGGCCGAAAGTACTAAACGCATTGGATCTTTCCATGGTTAAAAAAATCGTTCCAGCTCTACAGAAAtgggaaaaagatggaaaagTGTGTGTTATTGTAAAAGGTGCGGGTGAAAAGTCTTTCTGTGCCGGTGGAGACGTGAAAAACATTGTTTTGGATGGAATGAAGGGTGGAAAACTAGGCCATGAGTTTTTCCGAGAAGAATATGCTATGAATGGCATGATCGGAAACTATAAAATTCCTTATATAGCTTTAATAGATGGAATTGTTATGGGAGGGGGAGTAGGTTTATCAGTCCATGGAAAATATAGAGTAGCAACAGAAAGATCCCTATTTGCTATGCCTGAAACTCAAATAGGACTATTTCCTGATGTTGGAGGTTCATACTTTCTACCTCGTCTGAAAGGAAAAATAGGATCATATCTAGCACTAACTGGTGAAAGGCTAAAAGGTGCAGACTTACTGAAAGCCAAAATAGCAACTCACTACATAACCAGCAATAAATTACAAGATTTAGAAAATGCCATTGTTCAATGTCAAAGCGCAAGTGAAATAGAAAGGACATTAGATAAATTTAGCATTCAGGACAATAATCCTTTTGTATTAGAACctgttattgataaaattgatgCTTGTTTCTCCTCAAACTCTGTCGAGCAAATTTTCGAAAGACTGGAAAAAGATGGATCTGATTGGGCTATCAAAACTTtgggaaaattgaagaaaatgtcCCCGACCAGCTTGAAAGTCACTTTGAAGATAATTAACGAGGGGAAAAAGTTGAGTTTGATTGAGGCTTTGCAAGTTGAATACAGGGTAGCTGTGGGATGCTTATCTCATCATGATTTTTACGAAG gtGTTAGGGCTCTGCTGGTAGATAAGGACCAAAACCCAAAATGGAAACCTAGTACTGTTAGAGAAGTTACTGATGACATTGTCGATAGACATTTTGCAAGATTGTCTGAAGATAAGGAACTGAAGCATAAATTGTGA
- the LOC123671567 gene encoding dehydrogenase/reductase SDR family member 4 yields the protein MLKSKFLYNCALQIRKMSSNASCSRLTGRVAVITASTDGIGLAIARRLAREGAKVVVSSRRATNVEKAVNDLKQEGLNVTGVVCHVAKAEDRKKLFAESEKLGGLDILVSNAAVNPEIGGVLDASESAWDKIFDVNLKASYLLAKEALPQLRKSKFGRIVFISTISAYVPLDVLGVYSVSKTALLGLTKAAANQLAPENITVNCVAPGVIKTRFATTLTESDETRKQVLDKIPLGRLGVPENISGVVALLVSDDGSYITGETIVAAGGMTSHL from the exons ATGttgaaatcgaaatttcttTACAACTGTGCCCTCCAAATAAGAAAGATGAGTTCCAATGCGTCTTGTAGCCGTTTAACTGGAAGAGTAGCTGTTATTACAGCCTCAACAGATGGTATTGGTTTGGCTATAGCTCGTAGATTAGCTAGGGAAGGTGCTAAAGTAGTCGTGAGTAGCAGAAGGGctacaaatgttgaaaaagcaGTTAACGACTTGAAACAGGAAGGCTTGAATGTAACAG GGGTTGTATGCCATGTTGCTAAGGCTGAAGATAGGAAGAAACTCTTCGCTGAATCGGAAAAGTTGGGAGGATTAGACATATTGGTGTCTAATGCAGCTGTGAACCCAGAAATCGGTGGAGTTTTGGACGCAAGTGAATCAGCTTGGGATAAGATTTTTGATGTGAACTTGAAAGCTTCCTATCTCTTGGCCAAGGAAGCTTTGCCGCAGTTGAGAAAAAGCAAGTTCGGTAGGATAGTTTTCATTTCTACCATATCTGCCTATGTGCCACTAGATGTTTTAG GTGTCTATTCTGTAAGTAAGACAGCTCTTTTGGGTTTAACGAAGGCAGCAGCAAATCAATTGGCACCCGAAAATATCACAGTGAATTGTGTGGCACCAGGGGTGATAAAAACTAGATTTGCCACAACTTTAACAGAATCTGATGAAACTAGAAAACAAGTTTTAGATAAAATACCTCTGGGAAGGTTAGGAGTACCTGAAAATATTAGTGGGGTTGTTGCGCTTTTGGTCTCTGATGATGGCTCTTACATAACTGGAGAAACTATCGTAGCAGCAGGAGGCATGACCTCCCATTTGTGA
- the LOC123671566 gene encoding thiamine transporter 2-like, translating to METWLKLSLLLCVFGFFKEIRPSEHYIYEFLSGPWRNITGEEVISEVYPVGTYGYLVLLVIVFLITDLLRYKPLIIILGFCGIIFSSMLIWTTSLFALQVLEVFYSMFMASEVAYYTYIYAKVDKEHYQAVTSHTRASLLFGRFLAGVLSQVLVLYHLMDYKELNYVTLGAMVFATCWSFLLPPVKNTIYFHREEEDQISKKDRIRKGVSLMLSEIKESYANRYVIYWSAWYALGTACFLQVQVYMQPLWQEVVGNANQIHYNGLVEAILTLFGFLAALLVGFLEVDWSKYGRLLLVLCSGFQGLIVIWGATTPNIYICYFCYILFSVLYHFTITVVSAEIAKKLKLDTFGLIFGFNTFVAMIFHSLLTVLVVNDVFDLMLSVKQQYLVYGSFCLVISCVYLVISLLWCFCHERGQVEMREV from the exons ATGGAAACTTGGTTGAAGCTATCCCTTTTACTGTGCGTTTTCGGGTTTTTCAAGGAAATCAGGCCCTCCGAACACTACATTTACGAATTCCTGAGCGGGCCATGGAGAAATATTACAGGAGAAGAAGTTATATCAGAAGTTTACCCAGTAGGGACCTACGGCTATCTGGTTCTTTTGGTCATAGTGTTCCTAATAACCGATTTGCTGAGATACAAGCCGTTGATAATTATTCTTGGATTCTGCGGCATTATATTCTCTTCTATGCTGATTTGGACAACGTCTCTATTTGCTCTTCAAGTTTTAGAG GTCTTCTATAGTATGTTCATGGCCTCAGAAGTTGCATATTACACCTATATTTATGCAAAAGTCGATAAGGAACACTACCAAGCTGTAACATCGCACACTAGAGCTTCTTTGTTGTTTGGTAGATTTTTAGCTGGGGTACTATCTCAAGTTTTAGTACTTTACCACCTCATGGACTACAAGGAGCTCAACTATGTTACACTAGGAG CTATGGTCTTCGCCACTTGTTGGAGCTTTCTCCTACCCCCGGTGAAGAACACCATCTACTTCCACCGTGAAGAAGAAGATCAAATCTCCAAAAAAGACAGAATAAGAAAAGGCGTTTCCCTAATGCTTTCTGAAATCAAAGAGTCTTACGCCAACCGTTACGTTATCTACTGGTCTGCGTGGTACGCTCTTGGCACGGCCTGCTTTCTTCAAGTTCAAGTCTACATGCAGCCACTGTGGCAGGAAGTAGTGGGCAATGCCAACCAAATCCACTACAACGGCCTTGTCGAAGCCATCCTGACCTTGTTCGGTTTCCTTGCTGCCCTACTTGTTGGTTTCCTTGAAGTCGATTGGTCGAAGTATGGAAGACTCCTTCTGGTTCTCTGTTCGGGGTTTCAGGGCTTAATAGTGATATGGGGCGCCACTACTCCCAACATATACATCTGCTACTTCTGTTACATCCTCTTCTCGGTGCTGTACCACTTCACGATAACAGTGGTTAGTGCGGAGATAGCCAAGAAGTTGAAGCTTGATACTTTCGGTCTGATCTTTGGGTTCAACACTTTTGTAGCCATGATATTCCATTCGTTGCTCACTGTTTTAGTAGTCAATGATGTCTTTGATTTGATGTTGTCCGTGAAGCAGCAGTACCTTGTTTACGGTTCTTTTTGTTTGGTCATAAGTTGTGTTTACTTGGTTATTTCACTTCTTTGGTGTTTTTGTCATGAGAGGGGCCAAGTTGAGATGAGAGAAGTTTAA